In Zingiber officinale cultivar Zhangliang unplaced genomic scaffold, Zo_v1.1 ctg167, whole genome shotgun sequence, the sequence GCTGGAGCAGAAGCAAAGGCATTTATGTAGGTTTGACTTCCTACAAAAAGATCCATGAACAAGGGCTTCATAGGAGCAAAATTTTGTATGCCCAATTGCCTGGTAAGCAAGCGCATGGCTGTATCAAAATCTCCAGCAGCCGCATGCTCCCCTGCAAGAGATGACTTTTGAATCCAGATTTGGGTAACAGGCATGCCAGGGTTAGGGGCAACAAATAAAGCACGAGCATTTCCAGAAACTTTTGGCGTATCAGCATCTGCAGGTAATTCCAAATCCTCAAGATCCCATCCTCCCTCCTCATTATCTTCATTTCCAGTTCCATCCTCCAGTTCTGCAACTATATCGGCATCCTGGATCATGCCGTCCACATCAACAATGTCTAATTCCTCTTCGCCCCAATCAGCATTGGCCGCCTCCTCCTCTTCATCCTCTGCTTCCTTCCTAGTGTCCAGCCCATTGTCAAAGATACCTCTCATTACTCTTAGCAATGGCCAATCCCCAGAGCATATCAGAGGTGAAGGTGGCAACAGAAGAGAATGCTCCTTACCTTCAGGTAAAGAGGGAACATTTTCTCCCAGTTCAGTAGAAAGCCTCTGAGCAATTTCCATGAGTCCATGAGTTGCAGCAGTCACATATGCTAGAGACAATTGGCCAGCATTTTCCAATATCTTTATACGTTCATGGACATCACCAAGGTACATGGCATTATGGAATTGGCCCATAATATCATTCTTGATTTCAGCTATTCTCAGCATTTTGGACAGCTTTTCTCTGTTACCAGTTATGAGATAAAGAAAAGATAACCTCTCAAAGTTCTTTGTCCTCTGATATGCATATTCCACTATGCTAGTATTTCCTTGTCGAAGGGCCTCAACACCCAACCTGTACCAGTGGTCTTTGTCATCAATCTCTTTTGCTGAAGCGACAGCAATTTGGATGTTACCACTTTCAATAGCTAGGTTGAATCTAGTCTTTTCATCTTTCACAAAATGCAGAGCCACTTCAGGAAAGCCTTTCTGTTGCAGATATGAAATGACAGCTTGTCCACAAAGCTGTGAGTTCTTGATCATATtcataacatgatcatatctTTTCTGCAACAGGGAGAGCTTGAAGATGTACTCTGTTGAATCAATTGATATCACACGGCTCTTACCATCTCGATCCAAAACAAATATATTGTTTCCAGATACCTTGGTAATGTACACAGTATCATCAAGCGTTTTTATAATTCCACTATCTCCATTAGGAAGGCAATACTTGATATGATTCAGTGTAGTATAAATAAAGACACCTTTTTCATCCCACGCACCACTTTTTACGCGTATTGCTTCTTGCAATGTGCAACGGTGAACAAGTTTCTTGCTAGCaattattatagcatgcttaccTAGCAGCGCAACTGACTCCATATCACTTGACCATACAACATATTTAACTGATGGGGTTTGAAGCTCTCCAACCACAAGCCTCTGTTGAAGGTCAAAAATGACGACCCTGTCCTCAGCTCTGCATAATACATTACCAGTTCCAGCATAGTATATTGCATCTGTAACAATTGGAAGAAGACTCTTCTTTACAATCTCATTCTTAAGATTCTTGACTACGGCTTGATTGCTGCTCTTGTCCAGAACAGCGAATCTATTACGAGCTACAAAAACAGCCGATGCTCCCACTCCCTTCCTTGCATCCTGCATATAGTCACCCCTTCCAACAACATCTTTAGGAATCACATACAACTCATATGATCCACCATCCACGTCAGAACATACCAAGACAGCATTCTCTGTTGAGCTGAAAGACAATGTTCTAGGTCCTTGGTTCAAGCTAATGGAACCAGGCCTCCTTATCGAAACAACTTGACTGTCCTTTTGAGATGAGAACTCATAGGCATGCAAGAAACGATCTTTTACATAATATAAAGTATCTCCACTGACAGAGAAAGCAGGTCGCTCCCTCTCCAATTTAAAAACAATCATTCCACTATCATGACCAGCAGCAAGAAGGTTCATTTCAGGATGTGCTGCAAGAATCCAGAAGCGATCATGTTCTCTACGAAATGTCTGAATGCCTGTTCGTTTTGTAGCATCCCAAACGCGAATACTTTTATCTTCTGAGTTGGATACAATGATATCTTGCTTTGCATGAAACAACACAGAAGACACATTATTCATGTGACCTCGCAAAGTATCCACCTCCCAAGCTTTTGTATCTGCAATACCACAGGTCCACAGATATATAATGGATCATCTTTCatttgaaaatttcaaaaatattattcaAGAAGCCAAGAACTTCCTAACGATATAGTATTAAATAACCAGTATTCTATGCTCATATCTATTGTGTGTTATGTGATATTTAGGATTCAATTTTCCTGAGATAAGGTAGTTTAAGTACTCTAGATAAGATCACAAGCATGCCAAAGACTCAAAGAGAGATTTTTCTTTTTTAAGTTACCATTCATTCTCCATATTTTCACTTGTCGATCATCTGCTCCAGAAACGATAAGAGGCAAACTAGGGTGGAAAGACGCCCAATTGACTCCTCGATCATGACCTTCCAAGACATATTTGACAACAGCATCAATACCGCCAAATAAATCCGTGTTCATCTGTCCCAGACGCAGGAGATCATCAGCCGGAGCAACCTTTTTCCTCAGTGCACTAATATCCCAAACACGGATAGTCTGATCCAGAGATGCAGAAACGACCAGTTCTTCTTTAGGATGAAATGAGGCACACATCACATAGTGATTGTGCCCTGTCAACACTGAAATGCAGGTTCGAGACTGCCAATTCCAAATCCTAATAGTTTGGTCATCGCTCGCGCTGACGATCCATGGATGCTCATCATGGAATTGCACAGTGCGAATGTAATCAAGATGCCCAAGGAGGGTGAATAAGCACCGGTGTGTCTTATAATTCCAAACCTTAATCTTATAGTCATCACCTgcacaaacaaacaaaaacaaatgaaaaaaacaaaaaaacaaattgGACACTGAGGCTATTGCAAGAGATCTGAACAAGTGAGACTAAGGAAAACAACATATAAAACATCCCCGAAGATCCATCGCCAGACAAAACTTTCAGCCACAATTTTACAGGAGATCCATCGCCGAGCGAAATATTCCTATCTAATGTCAGATCTGGAAAGAAAAATGCGATCCAACACGAGGGCAGATAGATCGAATGAAGTTGAACAATCTGAGGCAAAGACAAGGATCACTCACCTCCGGAAACGAAAAGGGGTTGGGACTTGTGGAAGTGGACGCCGCGGACGGGGCCCTCGTGCTCGTCGAAGCGGTCGATGAGGGTGCCCATACGGTAATCCCATAGCTGGATAACGCCGCTGTGAAGGCTGGCGAGGATCCAAGGCCGCTTGCTGTGGAAGCTCAGCCCCTTCACCCGGTTGCTCTTCGTCTCGAACTTGGTCAGCATCCTGATTCCTGCGAGACCAACCGAGACACCGAAACAGCAACAATAACAGCAAATCAGAGGCGAAAATGAGAGAAACGTAAACACTGGAATCAGATCTAGGGCTGGGATCCGAGGGCAGATCTAGGGAAGGGTGTCCCGACCTGAGAACCTAAGGACCTGGATCTGGGGATTAGATCGCCGCCGGGAGGGTAGCTCGACGATCGAACGACGGTGGAAGGGGGCTCTTCGTTCCGGCTACGCTCGGCTTTTCCACTCCATTCTctatctctcttctctctctctccctatTTCGCGATGCTTTCGGGTTTTTCATGTTTTCTCTATTCACCCCGTTTCTTACAATTCACCCCTTGCATTTTAACTAATAACAGTTTGCGATTCATTTTACCCTCCTCTagtcctctttttcttttttttttaaacaaaaaatggAAATGACTTCCTAAATAATATAGATCataataaaaaaactattttttaaaaaaaaatcaaaaaagtgCACCATTAAATATTCTATTTCAAGATACGCTTACTTAATATTTCAAAAATACTCTTACTATTACTGTtacaatatataaaaaaattataataatataatattattatattatcatatacttaataaaaaaaattatcttagcCGTCCTAGTGGCTAATCCCAGCTCCACGGATAACTATAATATACTTAACAGGTTTTATGAACGGTAGCAATTATTAGTAGATACTATGTATttgttatatattttaaaatgattttaataaatttgaaaattttttattagtaaaatttaaataatcttgATAAGTTGTTAATTTGATATAACCGAGATTTTAGTGAAATAGTTGACTTTTTGTAAGTAATTTTTAACCGTTAGTAATTTTTATAGCTAAATTTGAAATATTAAAATCACaaacttaaaatatttaaataattaaattttcaaacaaCTAAGTTTCTTTTACACACTATACAGTTAGCaagtaatttttatatatttatgactacattctaaaattttaaatattaaattctaaacattcaatattattattcaaaatatttttttaccaaaatcaaaattacttaaacttcGTTAATATAATTAAACTTCTACGTAGAGTAACTTCTACTACTGACAACTAATAACTAAGGAAGGATCATACAGCGATAAAATGTCATTAGTATAGGGTAAGGGATAATTTAATGTGATGGTCATTCAAAGGAAATTAAGGAGAATCTGAAGAAAACAAGATGTTGATAAGGAGACGGGCtttctccttaattttttttaattaataaaagacGTTAATATAGATAAATCTTAACCCgtgaataataaaaatattaaaaatatcttaaatatcataaaaatcataaaaataaaaataattaaaaataacaataaaatctTTAGAGACGAGTACCTAAATATTACTTTTTAAGTCTAAAATTTGGCGGTTAATAGTCCTTCTATAATAAATGTAGATATCTGAATTCTAAACGCATGGTCGTCAATGGAGTCTGATTCTGAATTCagagttaaaaaattataacCTTTTGAAGTTCAGGAGAGCatgttattgttggtgcagtttgcactaacagtctaaactcaagttttgatgaatgacaaataaattaagttagatattgttgtgatctaactactttaccaagtgtgcagagttaaccagataggtaaacgggtcgaccggatatctgcaaaaagtccagctaggtcaacgggttgatcggatagctggtgcaaagtccaactaggtcaacagaTCAACCAGATAGCTGgaacgaagtccaaataggtcgacgggataatcggatatctggcgagaagtccagctaggttaacgggccgaccggatagctgacatgaagtccagatagatcaATGGACTAACAGGATGTCTAGCAAGTTGGTAAGTTAAAGCAAgttactagaggagagtgaccttgtgaggaTGCGTCCcgattgagggacagtaggcatcgatccattttaggtccatttgggatccctaaactgaaaccttgactagttcctggtcatgAGAGgacaaaaaataattattattctttattaattattattgtccttatacttgtgttgcaggttatttggactagcattattttgcaggacaaaggaaaaaatttaccttcggatgaacagtgtctgaaggcgtcttcaagcagtgaaggcgccttcatactgttcatagaagacgTCTTTCATGGCTATAGAAGACACCTTCCCCAGGGTAAAATTTGACTTGTTCGGCGATAAGCTCTAGCGAAGTTCAGgatagattttgactcattggaaGCGTCTTCTAcgcctatggaaggcgtcttccacagCTTATATAAGGCAGGCTTGACCAAGCAACCTTCAGCACTCATATACGAGCTAATATGCATCCGTTTTAACTTTCGACTGCTTCAAGCTCCTGCTATGACTCTACTACGAAGCTACTGCACCCGATGAATGTTCCGAAGACTTTCGATCGTGGCCGGTAGACCAACACCAACACACGAATGCTCTCACACTCGATCCTTACGTATTGGTAACAAGTTCTATTCGTGTACTTAATTACTGTAAAAGGACAAGTGCAATGTGTTGCACTCGTTCTAATcttcttgtactcgattccctcttacGGAGGTACCGAAAACAactttttagtggattatccatcgataggtatgccggacctgggtcttggagtaggagtcgctgaaggctccgaaccaagtaaactaaTTATGCTTTCTTGTGTTCTTTGTTCTCGCTTTCTTATTTCTTTCTCCGCTGCGTACTTTGTTTTTagatttaaaaaagaaaagacgagttttttgaaaaccacgtgatttactcgccccccccccctccccctcacGTGCGAATCGATCCAACAAGTTGTGTCAAAATAggttttgctctgaattggtacaaccactaatcaagccaggggaatcatttttttttcacattctatttgaattggtaaaagttTACCTATTCTGATAATTTTTTTGTTCGATTTtaacttgaagttggtgcaacacctctcaagttcttttatatttctttatctcaaactctactaatcccaagacaaagtcttggcaCCTCTTTTAGTTTTCTATCTACAAGTGTAAAATGGTCCAAAACGAAGGATACAACACTGTccatcctcccctcttcaacggtgacgacttcccatactggaagaagcagatggaggTGTATCtgaaaacagacttcgaccagtagTTCAGCGTCGCCAAAGGGTATAAGGCACCAATGGACAGCGTCGGAATTCCAATAAACTCGAAAAATTGGAAtccggaaatgaagaaaaaagcaCAAATTGACTTCGGGaccctcaacacaatccagtgcgtgctaacaaaagaagagttgaactgCATCGGTCCTCACGAAAATGCCAAAGTGCTACgggacaaactcatagaactacacgaggggACCAACGACGCAAAAGTAATGAAAAGAGACTtatatctaaataaattatttaatataaaaatgcaggaaggtgagattaccagtcagctgcacgcgaggataaAGGATATCCTGAACAGACTTCACACCATCGGCTACCAGATGGAGAACTGGGATCTAATCAGGTATGCTCTAAATGTAGGACCGTTgagccggctagaagggaggttgaatagccctgtaaaataaaaaacaaaacaacccttctcgaactcttaaactaacacttgcataaaattaacttaaacaagaaaaagcaagaaaaggaagaggcaccggatttgacttggttacaaccggggtggttgttaatccaagaaagatgatcgcactattaatttccttcaggcggagaagcctcttacaacgttgaagctcaggaaacagaagctaactacagagagtgtacaagtgtttgaaagaaatgcttgagttctgaattgatgaaaagcttctggaccaaggctatatttatagccttggtcggggcgcttggaagggttccgggcgccctggggggataaactttatcccccaacgttcagatcgcgtaaatagcgatcctggtcaaaatcaaggtccgggcgcccggaggccaAAGTCAAcaagtgttgactttttcatccgggacctcttctctggttcagtcccgcctcggtccgcttcttctcctccggatccgctcgcttgggtgatctctgccatccggaaaagggctcacccgaacccaacttccggtcttctcgagcgggcttccctccgacttctcgtccctcggaatcaccgcatgtttccttctcgtcctccggcgtactcatccgcagttttcgtccctcggacgcaccgcgtgccgtccttctcgctagctgctgtaggtccctttggaggccggcaagaggggaggggtgaattgccctacaaattaaaacaaaaacccttctcggatattcaactaacttaaaagaacttgtaattaaaaaagcagagactaattaaaacagaaaatagacacagaggaattacttggtttgcaatcagaggattgctaatccaaggcaaagaaagcgcactatctgattctcctctgggcggagtagcctcttacagcgttgaacgtacaagaagaaaagtaaagcacacagaagttgattacaagttcgtcgttctgattaattgatttgcttctggaccaaggctatatttatagccttggtcgggcgcctggaaggccttcgggggataaaactttatccccagcgttggatcgagtttgactcgatctggtcactATCATTCCGGCGCCGGATGGTTCCGCACCGGAGGTCCGCGCCGGACCCCAAAGTCAActcggttgactttttccgtccgatCGCTCtgccggttcagctcgtctcggtccggatcttcttcggctccactagcttgggtgatctcggccatccgaatagggctcacccgaacccatgttcgccttctcctcgagcgggcttccttccggtttcttgtccctcgagCAGACGCTtcttcaccggtgtactcttccgcggacacctcgtccctcggacgcatcgagcccgtcggctctctcccgtgccgtccttctcgccagccgcgtcttccgctcgacttcctgtgttcctaagttcctgcacacttagacacaagggttaaacaacgcaggacctaacttaacttgtttgatcacatcaaaacacctcggggttccaacaatctccccctttttgatgtgagcaacccaagttaagctagggaaaaacagatgcaataaaaacaatttatttgtaattaagtccaaagatatttcataaaaaaatttatataaaaaatttatatacctccccctagacttaacattcttctccccctttgatcacattaaaaataggggttctttaaacaagtctaaggtaattaatattaatttctaaggcaatgtttcaaaagagaatatttagtaaaacaaattctaagtcaatattcagaaaattttaacgtgaatttttataaaagatttctaaagcaattttcaaaggaaaatgtctaagacagtattcatagaaaaattccaaaaaaaatatctaagttaatttaaaaagatttaagtcgatttccaaaaagaatttctaagtcaattttcagaaaatttctaagtcaataattttcagaaaaaaaaaatttaattttaaaaaaaattattataaattatatgaattgaataactcttttaaagcattaggtaaattaaattaatgctttttcagttagtcaattaaacttttcatttcgatacttggcttccaggtcgtggcgaggcactaggccttcttggttattggagcaacaaccacttccttagacaaagccttataatgaaattagtcgtttaatttccttgctgaaaatgctaagttaaattaaacaggtttttggaacccagtagaggttcctacctacagggttaaccaagtatttcctaggtacatagatttttgatatatttctaatttgactttgatgaaatctataataccaatttaaacctctataatttctaaaagtagaaatatttgaacttttatattttttcaatctttctatttcttcttttagtttttcattgtgaattttcaatttatcaaaatcctctattagacatgattttgctaaaattccttttgtttccaaaatttcattttttaatttggcattttctttttctaatttatacatggatttagtcattgccttaatgccagagtaaagttgatcagggggtaagaggcatacctcacttaccatgtcagacttaaagcctgaatctccccctgcttcgctgccttcatccgaggtcgctccctcttcatcgttgctcgattctgatatactttgtccatcgtagcttgccatcagtgctatcccggcgtattcttgagcttctgattcagatgaagaagtgtcatcccaagttgcttttaggttgtgtttcttgggagacttccttttgtcctttttgagttctgggcagtcttctcttatgtgtccctccttctgacactggtagcatcgcacctttcttcctcctttttgattctttttattctgcattttaaatttattagacctaaagaattttttaaaatttcttaccatgtgcgcttcttgatcgtcttcggagtctgactcgagttcatccttccgagttgtgtttagcgctatagtccgggttgtatcctttgtcgttcctgcacatctagtttcgtgtaattcaagagtagaaaaacattcctctaatgtacttacctccaggtcctttgagatgtagtaggcgtcgatgattgacgtccactctggagttctgggaaaggcgttgagtgcgtagcgtaaggcgtcccgatttgttaccttttcaccgaggttctcgagaccagtaactagttcttttacctttgcatgtagaccggctactttctcacctttctccaagcggatgttcattagtttgtttcggaggatgtcccttctagcgagcttcgcttcggatgtgccttcgtggagttctagaaacttattccaaagttctttagctgatgagtagcttccgatgcggtttacttcctgaggcggtaatacacttagcaggtgatgttccgcacggctgtttgctacgaactcattctgctctttttttgtccaattgctttcttctttttcttcaccgttctgatttgttggagctacaaaaccgtatttcataataaaataaatttcaatctcggtttttagaaatacctccatacgacgcttccagtctgtgaagttcccctcgaattttggtggaacgatgcttggtccggccatctttgttgcttcgatcggcggttagtcctcctgaagcgtccttgctctgataccacttgtaggtccctttggaggccggcaagaggggaggggtgaattgccctacaaattaaaacaaaaacccttctcggatattcaactaacttaaaagaacttgtaattaaaaaagcagagactaattaaaacagaaaatagacacagaggaattacttggtttgcaatcagaggattgctaatccaaggcaaagaaagcgcactatctgattctcctctgggcggagtagcctcttacagcgttgaacgtacaagaagaaaagtaaagcacacagaagttgattacaagttcgtcgttctgattaattgatttgcttctggaccaaggctatatttatagccttggtcggggcgcctggaagggttccgggcgccctggggggataaaactttatcccccaacgtttagatcgagtttgactcgatttgGTCAAAAacatcattccgggcgccccggaggggtccgggcgccccggatggttccgggcgccccggaccccaaaagtcaactctggttgactttttccgtccggtcgctctgcttcggttcagctcgtctcggtccggatcttctgttccggctccactagtttgggtgatctcggccatccagaatagggctcacccgaacccatgttccggccttctcct encodes:
- the LOC122036479 gene encoding coatomer subunit alpha-1-like translates to MLTKFETKSNRVKGLSFHSKRPWILASLHSGVIQLWDYRMGTLIDRFDEHEGPVRGVHFHKSQPLFVSGGDDYKIKVWNYKTHRCLFTLLGHLDYIRTVQFHDEHPWIVSASDDQTIRIWNWQSRTCISVLTGHNHYVMCASFHPKEELVVSASLDQTIRVWDISALRKKVAPADDLLRLGQMNTDLFGGIDAVVKYVLEGHDRGVNWASFHPSLPLIVSGADDRQVKIWRMNDTKAWEVDTLRGHMNNVSSVLFHAKQDIIVSNSEDKSIRVWDATKRTGIQTFRREHDRFWILAAHPEMNLLAAGHDSGMIVFKLERERPAFSVSGDTLYYVKDRFLHAYEFSSQKDSQVVSIRRPGSISLNQGPRTLSFSSTENAVLVCSDVDGGSYELYVIPKDVVGRGDYMQDARKGVGASAVFVARNRFAVLDKSSNQAVVKNLKNEIVKKSLLPIVTDAIYYAGTGNVLCRAEDRVVIFDLQQRLVVGELQTPSVKYVVWSSDMESVALLGKHAIIIASKKLVHRCTLQEAIRVKSGAWDEKGVFIYTTLNHIKYCLPNGDSGIIKTLDDTVYITKVSGNNIFVLDRDGKSRVISIDSTEYIFKLSLLQKRYDHVMNMIKNSQLCGQAVISYLQQKGFPEVALHFVKDEKTRFNLAIESGNIQIAVASAKEIDDKDHWYRLGVEALRQGNTSIVEYAYQRTKNFERLSFLYLITGNREKLSKMLRIAEIKNDIMGQFHNAMYLGDVHERIKILENAGQLSLAYVTAATHGLMEIAQRLSTELGENVPSLPEGKEHSLLLPPSPLICSGDWPLLRVMRGIFDNGLDTRKEAEDEEEEAANADWGEEELDIVDVDGMIQDADIVAELEDGTGNEDNEEGGWDLEDLELPADADTPKVSGNARALFVAPNPGMPVTQIWIQKSSLAGEHAAAGDFDTAMRLLTRQLGIQNFAPMKPLFMDLFVGSQTYINAFASAPAMSTAVEKNWSESASPNVRRPPALVVKFSQMDEKLKAAYRATTDGKFPEALRLFLNILYTIPLIVVDSRREVDEVKELIEIAREYVLGLKIEVKRKEIKDNSIQQQELAAYFTNCKLQKIHMRLVLTNAMTICYKGRNYATAANFARMLLESSPTEIQAKKARQVLQLCGDKKDANQLNYDYRNPFVVCGETYVPIYRGQKDASCPYCGARFVPAVEGHLCSVCELAVIGADASGLLCSPTQSR